The following proteins come from a genomic window of Mariniflexile sp. TRM1-10:
- the neuB gene encoding N-acetylneuraminate synthase — translation MNNPFIDIAGRKIGQDFPPLVIAEIGINHEGSLQVAKQMVDAAFRAGVEVVKHQTHIVEDEMSRVAKQVIPGNADVSIYDIMERCALNEADELELKNYVESKGMIFISTPFSRAAAERLKRFDVPAYKIGSGECNNYPLLEHIAQFGKPVILSTGMNTIESVKKAVAIFDKHHVPVALLHTTNLYPTPSHLVRFGAMMALHHVFPDKVFGLSDHTLNNNACLGAVALGGSILERHFTDHMQRQGPDIVCSMDETSCKELIAGSKEIALMRGGTKEPAKEEQVTIDFAFATVCSISNIKKGAVFTKKNIWVKRPGTGKILAEHFDSILGKRASRDIENDEQLTWGDIE, via the coding sequence ATGAATAACCCATTTATAGACATAGCAGGTCGCAAAATTGGTCAAGATTTTCCACCATTGGTTATTGCCGAAATAGGCATCAATCATGAAGGTTCCTTGCAAGTCGCAAAACAAATGGTTGATGCCGCTTTTAGAGCGGGTGTTGAGGTTGTAAAACATCAAACCCATATTGTTGAAGATGAAATGAGCCGTGTAGCCAAACAAGTGATTCCTGGAAATGCGGATGTATCCATTTACGATATTATGGAACGTTGTGCTTTAAATGAAGCCGATGAATTGGAACTAAAAAACTATGTTGAAAGTAAAGGCATGATCTTTATTTCTACGCCTTTTTCACGCGCAGCAGCAGAACGTTTAAAGCGATTTGATGTGCCGGCTTATAAAATAGGCTCAGGCGAATGTAATAATTATCCATTATTAGAGCATATTGCCCAGTTTGGAAAACCAGTTATTTTAAGTACGGGTATGAATACCATTGAAAGTGTTAAAAAGGCTGTAGCAATTTTTGATAAGCATCATGTACCCGTGGCGCTTTTACATACCACCAATTTATATCCAACACCAAGCCATTTGGTACGCTTTGGAGCTATGATGGCATTGCATCATGTGTTTCCAGATAAGGTTTTTGGGTTAAGTGACCATACTTTAAATAACAATGCGTGCTTGGGAGCAGTCGCTTTGGGTGGGTCTATACTGGAGCGTCATTTCACCGACCACATGCAACGCCAAGGACCGGATATTGTTTGCAGTATGGACGAAACGAGTTGTAAAGAACTTATTGCGGGTAGTAAAGAAATCGCGCTCATGCGAGGAGGTACTAAAGAACCGGCTAAAGAAGAACAAGTCACTATTGATTTTGCTTTTGCAACGGTGTGTAGTATTTCAAACATTAAAAAAGGAGCTGTTTTTACCAAAAAGAATATTTGGGTTAAACGCCCTGGTACAGGCAAAATTTTAGCAGAACATTTTGATAGCATTTTAGGAAAAAGAGCCAGTCGGGATATTGAAAATGATGAACAATTAACTTGGGGGGATATTGAATAA
- a CDS encoding glycosyltransferase family 2 protein — MNFTLIVCTYMRPKPLLTLLQSVAKQTLYPNDILIIDGSTNNDTETILKENAFKDLKYFKVDASHRGLTKQRNFGVKKVSESSEIICFLDDDIVLEPNYFEALIKTYSEKKDALAVGGYIINEVSWTKSDHKKDPSKFYYDGWMRSEPSRFKMRRKFGLLPDAVPGCMPTFSHGRSISFLPPSGNIYEVEQLMGGVSSYKKDIFDRFNFSSYFEGYGLYEDADFSLRLAKTGKLYVNTNAQLAHYHDGSGRPNKYSYGKMVLRNGWYVWRVKYPNPTFKARLKWHATAILLTKIRLLNVITTSERKEAFTESLGRIVGWFSLIFNAPKVNR, encoded by the coding sequence ATGAATTTTACTTTAATAGTTTGTACATACATGCGACCAAAACCACTGTTAACTTTATTGCAGTCGGTAGCGAAACAAACATTATATCCCAATGACATTTTAATTATTGACGGTTCTACCAATAATGACACGGAAACCATTTTAAAAGAGAATGCATTTAAAGACTTAAAATATTTTAAAGTTGATGCCAGCCATAGAGGCTTGACCAAACAACGTAATTTTGGAGTTAAAAAGGTTTCTGAATCTTCGGAGATTATTTGCTTTTTGGATGATGATATTGTTCTTGAACCAAATTATTTTGAAGCTTTAATAAAAACATATTCTGAAAAGAAAGATGCTTTAGCGGTTGGCGGTTATATTATTAACGAAGTAAGTTGGACGAAGTCCGATCATAAAAAGGATCCTTCAAAATTTTATTATGATGGATGGATGCGAAGTGAACCTTCACGATTCAAAATGAGACGAAAATTTGGTTTGCTACCAGATGCTGTACCAGGATGTATGCCTACGTTTTCACATGGGCGCTCCATTAGTTTTTTACCACCCTCAGGAAACATTTATGAAGTAGAACAGCTTATGGGAGGTGTTTCTTCTTATAAGAAAGATATTTTCGACCGATTTAATTTTTCAAGCTATTTTGAAGGGTACGGACTTTATGAAGATGCCGATTTTTCATTGCGTTTAGCAAAAACAGGAAAACTCTATGTGAACACCAATGCACAATTGGCGCACTATCACGATGGTTCTGGTCGTCCCAATAAATACAGTTATGGCAAAATGGTGCTTCGAAATGGTTGGTATGTATGGCGCGTTAAATATCCAAATCCTACTTTTAAAGCGCGTTTAAAATGGCATGCTACAGCCATTTTATTGACTAAAATAAGATTGCTTAACGTCATAACGACTTCAGAAAGAAAAGAGGCGTTCACCGAAAGTTTAGGACGTATTGTTGGCTGGTTTTCGCTTATCTTTAATGCTCCAAAGGTTAACAGATAA
- a CDS encoding acylneuraminate cytidylyltransferase family protein has product MKTIAIIPARGHSKRLPNKNIKLLASIPLLVHSINYAKEHDFIDTIYVSTDSKDIKNIALEHGAFVIDRPRELSGDLEPTVTALKHVLESIDDAIENVILLQSTNPLRPKLLLTEAFQRYKSNTYDSLFTVSRNHQKFGTIEKGIFKPFNYSIGQRSQDLEPLYFENGLLYITKATHILNNQIITENAFPLIVDHPFVSIDIDTQEDFDLAEFMINKYNNE; this is encoded by the coding sequence TTGAAAACCATAGCCATCATACCAGCCAGGGGACATTCAAAACGATTGCCTAATAAAAATATCAAGTTATTGGCAAGCATACCCTTATTGGTTCACAGTATAAATTATGCTAAGGAACATGATTTTATTGATACTATTTATGTATCGACAGATAGCAAAGACATAAAAAACATAGCCTTAGAACATGGTGCATTTGTTATTGATAGACCACGAGAACTGTCTGGAGATTTGGAGCCTACAGTAACCGCTTTAAAACATGTTTTAGAGTCTATAGATGATGCTATTGAAAATGTTATTTTATTGCAGTCCACAAATCCGTTACGACCTAAACTTTTGTTAACAGAAGCATTTCAACGGTATAAAAGCAACACATACGATAGTTTATTTACGGTGTCCCGAAACCATCAAAAATTTGGGACTATTGAAAAGGGTATTTTTAAACCATTTAATTATTCTATTGGGCAGCGTAGTCAAGATTTAGAGCCTTTGTATTTTGAAAATGGCTTGTTATACATTACAAAAGCAACGCATATTTTGAATAACCAAATTATAACAGAAAATGCATTTCCGTTAATTGTAGACCACCCTTTTGTTTCAATAGATATTGATACACAGGAAGATTTTGACTTAGCAGAATTTATGATAAACAAATACAATAATGAATAA
- a CDS encoding glycosyltransferase: MKFLVITNAPTLKENDSYVAYEPYVREMNIWAKYVDAFTILSPTTYDKALLTSRFDVQPEVISVRSLQFDSLGAMISSLLSMPVIVVKLFQACKKADHIHLRCPGNMGLLGCFVQMFFPKKTKTTKYAGNWDPKAKQPLSYRFQKWILSNPFLTKNMQVLVYGDWPNQTKNIKPFFTATYKDSEIETPIKRDYSGDLKFVFVGTLVPGKRPLLALQIIEALYKQGKNVFLEVYGEGVLKQELQDYIHARGLEKMVTLHGNQSKDMIKETLKTAHFLILPSKSEGWPKVIAEGMFFGVIPMATAVSCVPYMLDFGNRGILIEAHLNEDVSHINNALKDTEKLESMSKKASKWSQQYTLEAFEKAIVKLLNYK, translated from the coding sequence ATGAAGTTTTTAGTCATTACAAACGCCCCTACTTTAAAAGAAAATGATTCTTATGTGGCTTATGAACCTTATGTTCGGGAAATGAATATTTGGGCTAAGTACGTTGATGCGTTTACCATATTATCTCCAACAACTTACGACAAAGCACTATTGACGTCCCGTTTTGATGTGCAACCAGAAGTGATATCTGTAAGGTCATTACAATTTGATTCATTAGGAGCCATGATATCCAGTTTATTAAGTATGCCTGTGATCGTTGTTAAACTATTTCAGGCCTGCAAAAAAGCCGATCACATTCATTTAAGATGTCCAGGTAATATGGGCTTGTTAGGGTGTTTTGTTCAAATGTTTTTTCCGAAGAAAACAAAAACAACCAAATATGCTGGTAACTGGGATCCAAAAGCCAAACAGCCTTTAAGTTACAGGTTTCAAAAGTGGATTTTAAGTAACCCCTTTTTAACTAAAAACATGCAGGTTTTGGTGTATGGTGATTGGCCAAACCAAACTAAAAATATCAAACCCTTTTTTACGGCTACCTATAAGGATTCTGAGATTGAAACACCTATCAAACGAGATTATTCTGGAGATTTGAAATTTGTTTTTGTGGGTACTTTAGTTCCAGGCAAGCGTCCGTTATTAGCCCTACAAATTATTGAGGCATTGTACAAACAAGGTAAAAACGTGTTTTTGGAGGTTTATGGTGAAGGTGTTTTAAAACAAGAGTTACAGGATTATATCCATGCCCGTGGTCTTGAAAAAATGGTTACATTACATGGCAACCAATCTAAAGACATGATAAAAGAAACACTAAAAACGGCCCATTTTTTAATACTACCATCAAAATCTGAGGGGTGGCCTAAAGTCATTGCGGAAGGCATGTTTTTTGGCGTGATTCCTATGGCGACAGCCGTTTCTTGTGTGCCTTATATGTTAGACTTTGGCAACCGAGGGATTTTAATTGAAGCTCATTTGAATGAAGATGTTAGTCACATTAATAATGCTTTAAAAGATACGGAAAAACTGGAATCCATGTCTAAAAAAGCTTCAAAATGGTCACAGCAGTACACTTTAGAAGCTTTTGAGAAAGCCATAG
- a CDS encoding methyltransferase domain-containing protein, translated as MEKIEIYKNRSCFASIMLNKYFYFAPNKIVSDIGAGFGHMKKEIESIGAKWQPFDYVKKIDESVIWNLNDKAPNNVENAGIVIFLEVLEHLDNPLFGIQNIATHMEKEGVLILTTPNPQSSKNILSLFLRGSLYAFQEKHIVENHVFTPWKHVVYEFLKRSGFEVLEYAIVDMQYKDRKTTSIKDWLKYKVESFIEYRNPLAKGMSYGIVARKIS; from the coding sequence ATGGAAAAAATAGAAATATATAAGAACAGGTCATGTTTTGCAAGTATTATGTTAAACAAGTATTTCTATTTTGCACCAAATAAAATAGTCAGTGATATTGGTGCAGGATTTGGGCACATGAAAAAAGAAATTGAAAGTATTGGTGCTAAATGGCAACCTTTTGATTATGTTAAAAAGATAGACGAATCTGTAATTTGGAATTTAAATGATAAAGCTCCAAATAATGTTGAAAACGCTGGGATTGTTATTTTTTTAGAAGTGTTAGAACATCTAGATAATCCACTTTTTGGTATACAAAATATTGCAACACATATGGAAAAAGAAGGGGTATTAATATTAACTACTCCGAATCCACAATCTAGTAAAAATATATTAAGTTTGTTTTTAAGAGGTTCTCTTTATGCGTTTCAAGAAAAACATATTGTAGAAAATCACGTATTTACTCCTTGGAAACATGTTGTTTACGAGTTTTTAAAAAGAAGTGGATTTGAGGTATTGGAATATGCTATAGTTGATATGCAGTATAAAGATAGAAAAACAACATCAATTAAAGATTGGTTAAAGTATAAAGTAGAATCTTTTATAGAATACAGAAACCCTTTAGCCAAAGGCATGAGTTATGGAATAGTTGCTAGAAAAATATCATGA
- a CDS encoding glycosyltransferase family 4 protein — translation MGIIRKHIAVICNYELLEDRVGGMDYFFWAFNDKCAEQQIAVDWFFPNKGGHGGYPTFNIIPANDSSLEACFSSYIKTQKVQYSHIVTHFIELCTPFFVDVKKLQKAKIIAVDHNPRPLGGYSLKKQLKKKLKGFLYSRYIDLFIGVSNYTSQAILQDFGSHLKPKTQTIYNGVLIDTILPKTTERSRINPKFLVVSHLRASKGIQDLIRAVYLLTETIKKSLKIDVYGDGPYKDSLFQLVKLYNLEAVFNFKGSQSTLKALYQQYDYLIQPTHMECFSLSILESLAANIPVITTPVGGNTEVITNNENGFIFETKNSKALSGLLADIIKGEKYIIGHTRTLIEDRFSIDMMVHNHMKHLWE, via the coding sequence ATGGGCATAATTAGAAAACATATAGCTGTAATTTGCAATTACGAACTTCTTGAAGATCGGGTAGGTGGTATGGACTATTTTTTCTGGGCGTTTAATGATAAATGTGCTGAACAACAGATTGCAGTCGATTGGTTTTTTCCAAATAAGGGCGGACATGGAGGTTATCCAACATTTAATATAATTCCAGCGAACGATTCCAGTTTAGAAGCATGCTTTTCAAGTTATATTAAAACACAAAAAGTTCAGTATTCACATATAGTTACACATTTTATTGAGTTGTGTACGCCCTTTTTTGTAGATGTTAAGAAACTTCAAAAAGCAAAAATTATTGCGGTTGACCACAATCCCAGACCTTTGGGAGGTTATTCACTTAAAAAGCAATTAAAAAAGAAGTTAAAGGGATTCTTATATTCAAGATATATTGATTTATTCATTGGAGTTTCCAACTATACAAGTCAGGCTATTTTACAGGATTTTGGAAGCCATTTAAAACCAAAAACACAAACTATTTATAATGGGGTGTTGATTGATACTATCCTTCCTAAAACCACGGAAAGAAGTCGAATAAACCCTAAGTTTTTAGTAGTTTCACATTTACGGGCATCTAAAGGCATTCAAGATTTAATACGTGCGGTTTATTTATTGACAGAAACGATAAAAAAAAGTTTAAAGATTGATGTGTATGGCGACGGCCCATATAAAGACAGCTTGTTTCAATTGGTAAAACTTTATAATCTAGAAGCTGTTTTCAATTTTAAAGGCAGTCAATCCACTTTAAAAGCCTTATACCAACAGTATGATTATTTGATTCAGCCCACGCATATGGAATGTTTTAGCTTATCTATTTTAGAAAGTTTGGCGGCTAATATTCCTGTAATTACTACGCCAGTTGGGGGCAATACGGAAGTTATAACCAACAATGAAAATGGGTTTATATTTGAAACTAAAAATAGTAAAGCATTATCAGGCTTGTTAGCCGACATTATAAAAGGAGAAAAATATATTATAGGACATACACGGACTTTAATAGAAGACAGATTTTCAATTGATATGATGGTACACAATCACATGAAACACCTATGGGAATAG
- a CDS encoding glycosyltransferase family 2 protein — MIHLKEYITPNGDILLYQGTPNFSLLDELAMGEGDIWHSSLDQGYKNVFPEIVYQTVVFFWYGKDFDNLEKSVSWRINPNAFVIRKQVWETFGGFDLDYENLQMSALDFGFNTLRYQGVVPLYVKGLFENLIEAVQISTKDIYTFYIKNFKLSHSIYMLFRSGFWKPKDLKGFWFAKNKYRFKNKSVLLKPRELQPIKGTPKVSYIIPTMMRQDFTLNLLNDLENQTYKPFEVIVVDATPEAARDSSLYHANAYSFKVVFKWQTTQGSCRARNEAIDLCTGDYIVFGDDDIRIQPQFIENHIRLLQTYNAEACNGLDIRADHQQQTLIDLDDKLKAMGDERWKVGAAQSFSNANSCVSRRVVNQLIGNDINYDGGYGEDSDFGLSISKLGVTVLHNPFSVNLHLKPPMGGYRFWGQQAGIKGKKRKQQPWELDKPVKWIVPKPSPTIMYQLFKHFDERQRKEYKIKYFVFYFTKAKWIDIPLRVLKLPIRLLQFNKSVFYAKNLIALGKRTK; from the coding sequence TTGATACACTTAAAAGAATACATTACACCCAACGGCGATATTTTATTATATCAAGGCACTCCCAATTTTAGCTTGCTTGATGAGTTAGCTATGGGAGAAGGTGATATTTGGCACAGTAGTCTGGATCAAGGCTATAAAAATGTCTTTCCTGAAATTGTCTATCAAACGGTGGTGTTTTTCTGGTATGGAAAGGATTTTGATAATTTAGAAAAGTCGGTTAGTTGGCGAATCAATCCCAATGCTTTTGTAATAAGAAAACAGGTTTGGGAAACTTTTGGAGGTTTTGATTTGGATTATGAAAACCTACAAATGTCGGCTTTGGATTTTGGGTTTAATACGTTGAGGTACCAAGGTGTTGTTCCTTTGTATGTAAAAGGATTGTTTGAAAACCTTATTGAAGCCGTCCAAATTTCAACAAAAGATATTTATACCTTCTACATTAAAAATTTTAAGCTTTCACATAGTATTTATATGTTATTTAGAAGCGGTTTTTGGAAGCCGAAAGACCTGAAGGGGTTTTGGTTTGCAAAAAATAAATACCGTTTTAAGAATAAGTCAGTCTTATTAAAACCTCGGGAATTACAACCCATAAAAGGAACCCCAAAAGTAAGTTACATCATTCCCACCATGATGCGTCAAGATTTCACTTTAAACCTCTTGAACGATTTGGAAAATCAAACTTACAAGCCTTTTGAAGTGATTGTGGTGGATGCCACTCCAGAAGCAGCGAGAGATTCGTCGCTTTATCATGCCAATGCCTATTCGTTTAAGGTTGTTTTTAAATGGCAAACCACTCAAGGCAGTTGTAGGGCAAGAAACGAAGCCATCGATTTATGTACGGGCGATTACATTGTTTTTGGTGATGACGATATTCGCATTCAACCGCAATTTATAGAAAACCATATCAGATTATTGCAAACCTATAACGCCGAAGCCTGTAATGGGTTGGATATTAGGGCAGACCACCAGCAGCAAACGCTAATCGATTTAGATGATAAGTTAAAAGCGATGGGAGATGAACGTTGGAAAGTTGGTGCAGCACAATCATTTAGTAATGCGAATTCCTGTGTATCAAGGCGTGTTGTAAATCAATTGATTGGCAACGATATCAATTACGATGGCGGTTATGGTGAAGATAGTGACTTTGGCCTATCAATTTCAAAATTAGGTGTTACCGTTTTACATAATCCATTCTCTGTAAACTTGCATTTAAAACCACCTATGGGTGGTTACCGTTTTTGGGGACAACAAGCGGGTATAAAAGGAAAAAAACGTAAACAACAACCTTGGGAACTGGATAAGCCGGTTAAATGGATTGTACCAAAACCAAGCCCTACCATCATGTATCAACTGTTTAAACATTTTGATGAAAGACAACGTAAAGAATATAAAATCAAGTATTTTGTGTTTTATTTCACAAAAGCAAAGTGGATAGACATCCCATTAAGAGTATTAAAGCTCCCCATAAGGCTTTTACAGTTTAATAAATCAGTGTTTTATGCCAAAAACTTAATAGCTTTGGGAAAACGAACCAAGTAG
- a CDS encoding class I SAM-dependent methyltransferase, with protein sequence MLNIIKEKISYQKRLKIKYRLRFFKAFFYLFNLSKIAKIHKTDKFGYHFYTPHYQNHFKKYKFNKNNILEIGVGGYEDPFVGGNSLRMWKSYFPFSKIYALDIHDKSFLQESRIKIFKGSQVDFEFLETITKEIGDIDLIIDDGSHINEHVIESFKYLFPKLKKSGIYVVEDTQTSYWNDYGGDSSNFDNKQTIYGFFKSLIDGLNNEEFIIENYQKTYYDKHIISMHFYHNMIFIYKGDNDECSNYLVNNSIPNGKG encoded by the coding sequence ATGTTAAATATAATTAAGGAAAAAATCTCATATCAAAAAAGACTGAAAATCAAATACAGACTAAGGTTTTTTAAAGCTTTCTTTTATCTTTTTAATTTATCTAAAATAGCTAAAATTCATAAAACGGATAAGTTTGGATATCACTTTTACACACCGCATTATCAAAATCATTTTAAAAAATATAAATTCAATAAAAACAATATTTTAGAAATAGGCGTTGGTGGTTATGAAGATCCATTTGTTGGGGGAAATTCTTTAAGAATGTGGAAATCGTATTTCCCGTTTTCTAAAATATATGCTTTAGATATTCATGATAAATCTTTTCTTCAAGAAAGTAGAATAAAAATTTTTAAAGGAAGCCAGGTGGATTTTGAGTTTTTAGAAACTATTACCAAAGAAATAGGAGATATAGACCTTATCATTGACGATGGAAGCCATATAAATGAACATGTCATTGAAAGTTTTAAATATCTTTTTCCTAAACTTAAAAAAAGCGGGATTTATGTTGTTGAAGACACACAAACGTCGTATTGGAATGACTATGGAGGTGATTCAAGTAATTTTGATAACAAACAAACCATATATGGCTTTTTTAAATCTTTAATAGATGGGCTAAATAATGAAGAGTTTATTATAGAAAATTATCAAAAAACATATTACGACAAGCATATTATCTCCATGCATTTTTATCATAATATGATTTTTATATATAAAGGCGATAATGATGAGTGCTCAAATTATTTAGTAAATAATTCTATACCTAATGGAAAAGGCTAA
- a CDS encoding glycosyltransferase family 4 protein, whose protein sequence is MKIAFLTPEYPHPKTGTAGGIGTSILNLSKALSDLGHDISILVYRQDQDDSFIEAGIHFYKIKNIKVKGLSLILTQKKVERLINSLYDSGNIELVEAPEWTGFTAFVNPKCPLVIKEHGSDTYFCHLDNRKVKFKNKFLEKQALKKADGVISVSAYTGNLTNELFGLNKHFTVIPNSIDVSVFKPNPNKSEKLTILYFGTLIRKKGLLELPKIFNRVHDSKNEVALILVGKDSGDKKTGSTSTWQLMQPLFSASAIKKVSYMGAVDYSKIQQLIQEATVCVFPTFAEALPVSWLEAMAMEKAIVASNIGWANEMIEDGKEGFLVHPTQHKQYAERILELLDDPSKQRQLGMAAREKVKTHFSHDLVAKRSVEFYKTILRT, encoded by the coding sequence ATGAAAATCGCTTTCCTAACACCCGAATATCCCCATCCTAAAACCGGAACGGCTGGAGGTATTGGCACGAGTATTTTAAATCTATCGAAAGCCTTATCTGATTTAGGACACGATATTAGCATTCTTGTTTATAGACAGGATCAAGACGATTCTTTTATTGAAGCAGGCATTCACTTTTATAAAATAAAAAACATTAAAGTAAAAGGCTTGTCGCTTATTTTGACACAAAAAAAAGTAGAACGCTTGATCAACTCCTTGTATGATTCTGGCAACATTGAGCTTGTTGAAGCGCCAGAATGGACCGGTTTTACAGCGTTTGTAAATCCGAAATGTCCTTTGGTTATTAAAGAACATGGTAGTGATACCTATTTTTGCCATTTAGATAACAGAAAAGTTAAGTTTAAAAATAAATTCCTTGAAAAACAGGCTCTTAAAAAAGCAGATGGTGTTATTAGCGTCAGTGCTTATACAGGAAATTTAACGAATGAATTGTTTGGGTTGAATAAACATTTTACTGTCATTCCCAATAGTATTGATGTCTCTGTATTTAAACCAAACCCCAATAAGTCTGAAAAATTAACGATTTTATATTTTGGAACACTTATAAGAAAAAAAGGACTTTTAGAATTGCCTAAAATATTCAACCGTGTCCATGATTCAAAAAATGAAGTAGCATTAATTTTGGTAGGAAAAGATAGTGGTGATAAAAAAACAGGGTCGACTTCGACATGGCAACTCATGCAACCTTTATTTAGCGCATCGGCAATAAAGAAAGTAAGCTATATGGGAGCGGTTGACTATTCAAAAATCCAACAGCTCATTCAAGAGGCTACGGTTTGTGTATTTCCTACCTTTGCAGAAGCCTTACCCGTATCGTGGCTAGAAGCCATGGCTATGGAAAAAGCCATTGTAGCTTCTAATATTGGTTGGGCAAACGAAATGATTGAAGATGGTAAAGAAGGTTTTTTAGTGCATCCAACCCAGCACAAACAGTATGCTGAACGCATTTTAGAATTGCTTGATGATCCCTCAAAACAAAGGCAATTAGGTATGGCGGCCAGAGAAAAAGTAAAAACACATTTTAGTCATGATTTAGTGGCGAAACGTTCCGTAGAATTTTATAAAACCATATTAAGAACATGA
- the neuC gene encoding UDP-N-acetylglucosamine 2-epimerase — MHKKIAFLTGTRADFGKMKPLIQILDNHQDFEAHIFVTGMHLLETYGYTLIEVERCGFKNISTFRNDTHEASMDLTLAKTITGFSEFVKNTQPDLIVIHGDRVEALAGAIVGSLNNILVAHVEGGELSGTIDELLRHATSKMSHIHFVANGKAKSLLKQMGELPESIYSIGSPDVDIMFSNTLPDLQTVKSYYNIPFDAYAVAMFHPVTTEHQQMAHYAKAFVEALIESNKNYVVIFPNNDMGSQIILDAYQSILNHPNFRVFPSVRFEYFLTLLRHSEFIIGNSSAGVREAPYYGIPTINIGTRQHNRAISNAIINTDYHVNTILEGIEAAKHVVVNKITDFGNGHSAEAFLNVLKSESLWKTNHQKQFRSL; from the coding sequence ATGCATAAAAAAATAGCGTTTTTAACAGGTACACGGGCCGATTTTGGTAAAATGAAACCACTTATCCAAATTCTTGATAATCATCAGGATTTTGAAGCTCATATTTTTGTTACGGGCATGCATCTTCTCGAAACTTATGGATATACCCTCATTGAAGTAGAACGTTGTGGTTTTAAAAACATTTCAACGTTTCGGAATGATACCCATGAGGCCAGTATGGATTTAACCTTGGCGAAGACCATCACCGGTTTTTCTGAGTTTGTAAAAAATACACAACCAGATTTAATTGTCATTCATGGTGACCGAGTGGAAGCCTTGGCAGGCGCCATTGTAGGTAGTTTAAATAATATTTTGGTCGCCCATGTGGAAGGTGGCGAATTATCAGGAACTATCGACGAATTGTTGCGTCATGCCACCAGTAAAATGAGTCATATTCATTTTGTGGCAAATGGTAAAGCAAAGTCCTTATTAAAGCAAATGGGGGAGTTGCCAGAATCTATTTATAGTATTGGTTCCCCTGATGTCGATATCATGTTTTCAAATACGTTGCCGGATTTACAAACCGTAAAATCGTATTACAACATTCCTTTTGATGCGTATGCTGTTGCTATGTTTCATCCTGTAACCACGGAGCATCAACAAATGGCACATTATGCCAAGGCTTTTGTAGAGGCTTTAATTGAAAGCAATAAAAACTATGTGGTTATTTTTCCGAATAACGATATGGGAAGTCAGATCATTTTAGATGCGTATCAGTCCATTTTAAACCATCCGAATTTTAGAGTGTTCCCTTCTGTTAGGTTTGAATATTTTTTAACACTTTTAAGACATTCAGAATTTATTATAGGCAACAGTAGTGCTGGTGTCAGGGAGGCACCTTATTATGGCATTCCCACCATTAACATTGGTACGCGCCAACATAACAGAGCCATTTCTAATGCTATTATTAATACAGACTATCATGTCAATACGATTTTAGAAGGCATAGAAGCGGCTAAACATGTGGTTGTAAACAAAATCACTGATTTTGGGAATGGCCATAGTGCGGAAGCATTTTTAAACGTTTTAAAATCGGAATCACTTTGGAAAACGAATCATCAAAAACAATTTAGATCACTTTAA
- a CDS encoding serine O-acetyltransferase has translation MARFRQDIEKYKKYSGNKSGVILLLTTQGLWALCVYRFFNAIYRRQIPDIIKKPLLILGVMCQKWIELVAGIHLPYSASIGVSCYIGHFGGIIVNSNAVIGDNCNISQGVTIGVSGRDKKRGVPVIGNHVYMGAHAVIVGKITVGDNCVIAANSLVVKSVDANTTVMGVPAVVVNNNTSKDYI, from the coding sequence ATGGCAAGATTTAGACAAGACATAGAGAAATATAAAAAATATAGTGGTAATAAATCAGGAGTCATCTTGTTATTAACAACCCAAGGACTTTGGGCATTATGTGTTTATAGGTTTTTTAACGCCATTTATAGGAGGCAGATACCAGACATAATTAAAAAACCACTTTTGATTTTAGGTGTCATGTGTCAAAAATGGATAGAACTTGTTGCGGGCATTCATTTGCCTTATTCAGCAAGTATTGGAGTGTCTTGTTATATCGGTCATTTTGGTGGTATCATTGTCAATTCCAACGCCGTAATTGGTGATAATTGTAATATCTCACAAGGCGTAACCATTGGGGTTAGCGGACGCGATAAAAAACGGGGGGTTCCTGTAATTGGGAATCATGTATATATGGGAGCCCATGCTGTTATCGTTGGGAAAATAACGGTTGGTGATAACTGTGTTATAGCCGCAAACTCACTAGTTGTTAAATCGGTTGATGCCAATACAACGGTTATGGGTGTGCCTGCCGTAGTTGTAAATAACAATACTTCAAAAGATTATATTTAA